Part of the Anaeromicrobium sediminis genome, ACATCTTCCTTTTCTAAAAGGGCTGCTTTTACTTTTTCAACTAAATCTAAATCTCTACCTTCACTAATATTTACTTCCGCTAATAAACTCTTCATATTTCCCAATCCTCCCTTGTATTAAGACTCTTTTAAATCAATAATATATTTTTCAAATTGAGCCTTTATCTTTTCATCTTTAATAAGTGGTAGATTTGCTTCAACATTTAATATACAACCTTTTATACCTGCCCTAGATAGCATTATAGCCATATCTAAGTCTGAACCGGCATTAGGATTAGATTTATCTTTAATGAGCATTCCTAATTCATACACACGCTTACACATAAATCCATTCTCTTTAGGTACTGTTGCAGCTGCTATACCACCATTTTGTATAGCCTTAGAACGTTCTTTTTTCTCTTCATCCGTTGATTTAGAAAGAGCATAAGCAGCTTTTATCTTACAGAATGCTTTTTCATCATCCTCAGCTCCTACTAACAATTTTTCTGCCAATTCATCAGCTTCTTTTGATACCTCATTATACTTTTCTACAGTAAGACCATAATTTTTTTTAGTAGATAATTTTGCAACCATTGAAATCATTCCAGCTGCCATAGCACCTGATAAAGCAGATGCAGCTCCGCCTCCAACTGTAAAATTATTTGAATCCATTACTTTCTCTAACATCTTTACTCCTGACATTACTATATTCCCTCCTAAAGAGTATGTTTTTGTAAAAAT contains:
- a CDS encoding cyclodeaminase/cyclohydrolase family protein, with the protein product MSGVKMLEKVMDSNNFTVGGGAASALSGAMAAGMISMVAKLSTKKNYGLTVEKYNEVSKEADELAEKLLVGAEDDEKAFCKIKAAYALSKSTDEEKKERSKAIQNGGIAAATVPKENGFMCKRVYELGMLIKDKSNPNAGSDLDMAIMLSRAGIKGCILNVEANLPLIKDEKIKAQFEKYIIDLKES